A region of Crenobacter cavernae DNA encodes the following proteins:
- a CDS encoding DUF167 domain-containing protein produces the protein MRANESNELHSPMKPWYRRAADHVELALYVQPGAKKTEWAGEYDGSLKLRLAAPPVEGKANAALVAWLADALGASSRRRQEPAQAARARHRPRLPRAGKAPGAPVFLKPPRR, from the coding sequence ATGCGCGCGAACGAATCCAACGAACTGCACTCACCGATGAAACCCTGGTACCGCCGCGCCGCCGACCACGTCGAACTCGCGCTTTACGTGCAGCCCGGCGCGAAGAAAACCGAATGGGCCGGCGAATATGACGGCTCGCTCAAATTGAGGCTAGCGGCCCCGCCGGTGGAGGGCAAGGCCAACGCGGCGCTCGTCGCCTGGCTCGCCGACGCGCTCGGTGCGTCTTCTCGCCGGCGACAAGAGCCGGCACAAGCGGCTCGCGCTCGACACCGACCTCGACTACCCCGAGCTGGCAAGGCGCCTGGGGCTCCCGTCTTCCTGAAGCCGCCCCGGCGCTAA
- a CDS encoding acyl-CoA thioesterase has translation MPHLTSIKVRGYHLDLYGHVNNARYLEFLEEARWTFFEEHGDLPWFLSSGLALVVVNINIDYRRPALMNEELAVSSGVKSIGRRSAVIHQRVMLAGTGTVVAEADVTFVVFDGKLGRAVELDGRLKELLEAMRDQDAD, from the coding sequence ATGCCGCATCTGACGTCTATCAAGGTAAGGGGCTATCATCTCGATCTTTACGGTCACGTGAATAATGCGCGCTATCTCGAGTTTCTCGAGGAGGCGCGCTGGACCTTCTTCGAGGAGCACGGCGACCTGCCGTGGTTCCTGTCGTCCGGCCTCGCGCTGGTGGTGGTCAACATCAATATCGATTACCGCCGGCCGGCGCTGATGAACGAGGAACTGGCGGTGTCGAGCGGCGTGAAGAGCATCGGCCGCCGCAGCGCGGTGATCCACCAGCGCGTGATGCTGGCCGGCACCGGCACGGTGGTCGCCGAGGCCGACGTCACCTTCGTCGTGTTCGACGGAAAACTCGGCCGCGCGGTCGAGCTCGACGGGCGGCTCAAGGAACTTCTCGAGGCGATGCGGGACCAAGACGCAGACTGA
- a CDS encoding FxsA family protein, translated as MRGLLWLILLYPLAEIVSLIMLTDKFGGGPVLLWLIASALLGFVLLRNQKLAMLLSAGALLRSGGEVSLYSLLWPVRTLLAGVLLIIPGPISDLIALLLLLPLKGPSVRMPNRPPAAGPDDVIDGEFRRVDDPADPGRRLH; from the coding sequence ATGCGCGGTCTCTTGTGGCTGATTCTTCTTTATCCCCTGGCGGAGATCGTTTCGCTGATCATGCTGACCGACAAGTTCGGCGGCGGGCCGGTTCTGCTGTGGCTGATCGCAAGCGCGCTCTTGGGCTTCGTGCTGTTGCGCAACCAGAAGCTGGCGATGCTGCTTTCCGCCGGCGCGCTCCTGCGCAGCGGCGGCGAAGTCTCGCTCTACAGCCTGCTGTGGCCGGTGCGCACGCTGCTCGCCGGCGTGTTGCTGATCATCCCCGGCCCGATCAGCGACCTGATCGCGCTGCTGCTGCTGTTGCCGCTGAAGGGGCCGAGCGTGCGCATGCCGAACCGGCCGCCGGCGGCAGGCCCCGACGACGTGATCGACGGCGAATTCCGCCGCGTCGACGATCCGGCCGATCCGGGTCGCCGCCTGCACTGA
- a CDS encoding Dps family protein: MDIGISTQDRAEIAQGLSRLLADTYTLYLKTHQFHWNVTGPQFRTLHLMFEEQYNELWLAVDLIAERIRTLGHPAPGTYGQFAKLTAITEADGVPAADEMVAQLIEGHETVCRTARSLFELVERSHDEPSADLLTQRLQVHEKAAWMLRSLLES, translated from the coding sequence ATGGATATCGGCATTTCCACGCAAGACCGAGCAGAGATCGCCCAGGGCCTGTCGCGCCTGTTGGCCGACACCTACACCTTGTACCTGAAGACGCATCAGTTCCACTGGAACGTCACCGGCCCGCAGTTCCGCACGCTGCACCTGATGTTCGAAGAGCAGTACAACGAGCTGTGGCTGGCGGTCGACCTGATCGCCGAGCGCATCCGCACCCTCGGCCACCCGGCGCCGGGCACCTACGGCCAGTTCGCCAAGCTGACCGCGATCACGGAGGCAGACGGCGTGCCGGCCGCTGACGAGATGGTCGCCCAACTGATCGAAGGCCACGAAACCGTGTGCCGCACCGCGCGTTCGCTGTTCGAGCTGGTCGAGCGGAGCCACGACGAGCCCTCGGCCGACCTCCTGACCCAGCGCCTGCAGGTGCATGAAAAAGCCGCGTGGATGCTGCGCAGCCTGCTCGAATCCTGA
- a CDS encoding sensor histidine kinase, producing the protein MRYLAIAGATLAAILLYLLAVATGNTSKLAEYYWWVFGLNVLLFLSLAGVLGRQLFRLRKRLKNRIFGAKLTQKLMAMFAVVALVPGVLVFTISAQFLTHSIESWFDVRVESALDRGLGLGRNALEYVLDDVARKSRVVLADIDGSPDSLLPARLEQLREQFGLRQAAIFTRTGQLVAFAVSPDTAATPMPPSFDTLRRLGSRVPLKSIENSGDELVLKVLLPYRTPNEESRVLALEQPAPTAIARDAEMIEAARADYRQLLLSRDGLKTFYMLTLLLALLLALTAALAFALFLSERLSAPLSELAAGTRAVAQGDFSRRHPVYRRDELGVLTTMFNRMTQQLEDTRHLAEENRQELEAAKLYLEGVLANLTAGVMAFDADWHLRAANHSAARILGADFEALADEPFPSWRDKHAALSPLVDTLLEHAGGNGSPDWQQQIDFAAQNGTRMLVLRGARLPEASGSGYVMVFDDITQLARAQRDAAWGEVAKRLAHEIRNPLTPIQLSAERLAMKLADKLEGPDADMLRRSTDTIVKQVAALKGMVDAFRDYARAPRTQLAPLNLDQVLREVLTLYETNPAVKAEFSGESLSIMGDAALLRQVLHNLIQNAQDAVLDAGIPMIQISSRLEGRNAVVSVEDNGPGFNPDILPRAFEPYVTSKSKGTGLGLAVVKKIVEEHKGQVALVNVEPHGARILLTLPLLEA; encoded by the coding sequence ATGCGCTATCTGGCGATCGCCGGCGCCACGCTCGCCGCCATCCTGCTCTACCTGTTGGCGGTCGCCACCGGCAACACGTCGAAGTTGGCCGAGTACTACTGGTGGGTGTTCGGCCTCAACGTGCTGCTCTTCCTGTCGCTCGCCGGCGTGCTCGGCCGCCAGCTGTTCCGCCTGCGCAAACGGCTGAAGAACCGCATCTTCGGCGCCAAGCTCACACAGAAGCTGATGGCGATGTTCGCCGTCGTCGCGCTAGTGCCCGGCGTGCTCGTGTTCACCATCTCGGCGCAGTTCCTCACGCACAGCATCGAGAGCTGGTTCGACGTCAGGGTCGAATCGGCGCTCGACAGGGGGCTCGGGCTCGGGCGCAACGCGCTCGAGTACGTGCTCGACGACGTCGCGCGCAAGAGCCGCGTCGTGCTCGCCGACATCGACGGCAGCCCCGACTCGCTGTTGCCCGCCCGGCTCGAGCAGCTGCGCGAGCAGTTCGGCCTGAGACAGGCAGCCATCTTCACCCGGACCGGCCAGCTCGTCGCGTTCGCGGTGTCGCCCGACACCGCCGCGACGCCGATGCCGCCTTCGTTCGACACCTTGCGCCGGCTGGGGAGCCGCGTACCGCTGAAGAGCATCGAGAACAGCGGCGACGAACTGGTGCTCAAGGTGCTCTTGCCCTACCGCACGCCGAACGAGGAGTCGCGCGTGCTGGCACTGGAACAGCCGGCGCCGACGGCGATCGCGCGCGACGCCGAGATGATCGAGGCGGCGCGCGCCGACTACCGCCAGTTGCTGCTGTCCCGCGACGGCCTGAAGACCTTCTACATGCTGACGCTGCTGTTGGCGCTGCTGTTGGCACTGACCGCCGCGCTCGCCTTTGCGCTGTTTCTGTCCGAGCGCTTGTCGGCGCCGCTGTCGGAGCTGGCGGCCGGCACCCGCGCGGTCGCGCAGGGCGACTTCTCGCGCCGCCACCCGGTCTACCGGCGCGACGAGCTCGGCGTGCTGACGACGATGTTCAACCGGATGACGCAGCAGCTCGAGGACACGCGCCACCTCGCCGAGGAAAACCGCCAGGAACTGGAAGCGGCCAAACTCTACCTGGAAGGCGTGCTCGCCAACCTGACCGCCGGCGTGATGGCCTTCGACGCCGACTGGCACCTCAGGGCCGCCAACCACAGCGCGGCGCGCATCCTCGGTGCCGACTTCGAAGCGCTGGCGGACGAACCCTTCCCGTCCTGGCGCGACAAGCACGCGGCGCTCTCGCCTCTGGTCGACACCCTGCTCGAACACGCCGGCGGCAACGGCAGCCCGGACTGGCAGCAGCAGATCGACTTCGCCGCGCAGAACGGCACGCGCATGCTGGTGCTGCGCGGCGCGCGCCTGCCCGAGGCATCGGGCAGCGGCTACGTGATGGTGTTCGACGACATCACCCAGCTGGCGCGCGCGCAGCGCGACGCGGCGTGGGGCGAAGTCGCCAAGCGCCTCGCGCACGAGATCCGCAACCCGCTGACGCCGATCCAGCTGTCGGCCGAGCGCCTGGCGATGAAGCTGGCCGACAAGCTCGAAGGCCCGGATGCCGATATGCTGCGTCGCTCGACCGACACCATCGTCAAGCAGGTCGCTGCATTGAAAGGCATGGTCGACGCCTTCCGCGACTACGCGCGCGCGCCGCGCACGCAGCTGGCGCCGCTGAACCTCGACCAGGTGCTGCGCGAAGTGCTGACGCTGTATGAAACCAACCCGGCTGTGAAGGCCGAGTTTTCCGGAGAAAGCCTGTCGATCATGGGAGATGCCGCGCTGTTGCGGCAGGTTCTGCACAACCTGATCCAGAACGCGCAGGACGCGGTCCTTGACGCTGGCATCCCGATGATTCAAATTAGCAGCCGACTCGAAGGGAGGAACGCCGTCGTCAGCGTCGAAGACAACGGACCAGGCTTCAACCCCGACATCCTGCCCCGCGCATTCGAGCCCTACGTCACCAGCAAGTCCAAGGGGACGGGACTGGGGCTCGCGGTGGTGAAAAAAATCGTCGAGGAACACAAAGGCCAGGTCGCGCTCGTCAACGTCGAGCCGCACGGCGCGCGTATCCTCCTCACCCTGCCATTGCTGGAGGCCTAA
- a CDS encoding VacJ encodes MYEVNRSVALLRPKAPFIDWLESLPGDVDGLPSLDELRGDCNALLIPAADDYASAEDFVRVHYRALFAAELADWCDDEALWPAPLTQPLFTEWFEVEIHSVLTDLVDAALEREPFIPLDMGEPRGG; translated from the coding sequence ATGTACGAAGTCAACCGCAGTGTCGCGCTGTTGCGCCCGAAGGCGCCGTTTATCGACTGGCTCGAGTCGCTGCCCGGCGACGTCGACGGCCTGCCCTCGCTGGACGAACTGAGGGGCGACTGCAACGCGCTCCTGATTCCGGCCGCCGACGACTACGCGAGCGCCGAGGACTTCGTGCGTGTGCACTACCGCGCGCTGTTCGCCGCCGAGCTCGCCGACTGGTGCGACGACGAGGCGCTGTGGCCGGCGCCGCTGACGCAGCCGCTTTTCACCGAATGGTTCGAGGTGGAGATCCATTCGGTGCTGACCGACCTGGTCGACGCCGCGCTCGAGCGGGAGCCATTCATCCCGCTCGACATGGGTGAACCGCGCGGCGGATAA
- the cutA gene encoding divalent-cation tolerance protein CutA: MNEWIVLCNAPDEATASRLAETLVGERLAACVNLLAPCRSVYRWQGRVETASEVPMLIKTTAERYPALEARLAELHPYEVPEIVALPLSAGLPAYLAWLADSIA, translated from the coding sequence ATGAATGAATGGATCGTATTGTGTAACGCGCCCGACGAGGCCACCGCAAGCCGCCTCGCCGAGACGCTGGTCGGCGAGCGCCTCGCCGCCTGCGTGAACCTGTTGGCGCCGTGCCGCTCGGTCTACCGCTGGCAAGGCCGCGTCGAAACCGCAAGCGAAGTCCCGATGCTGATCAAGACCACCGCCGAACGCTACCCGGCGCTCGAAGCGAGGTTGGCCGAGCTGCACCCGTACGAGGTGCCGGAAATCGTCGCGCTGCCGCTTTCGGCCGGCTTGCCGGCTTATCTAGCATGGCTCGCCGACAGCATCGCCTGA
- a CDS encoding TlpA family protein disulfide reductase, with translation MKKGILIVVGLVVLALAGYTLWFDKAGAPQVAYTSIEGKTASTDSLKGKVVLVNFWATSCPGCIQEMPELKKTHERYAPQGYETVAVAMSYDPPNYVHAYVSDKQLPFFVVLDSQGSIAKAFGDVQLTPTSILIGKDGNVIKRFVGVPDFTELNGLIEKAIKA, from the coding sequence ATGAAAAAGGGCATATTGATCGTTGTGGGCCTGGTGGTGCTGGCGCTGGCCGGCTATACGCTGTGGTTCGACAAGGCGGGCGCGCCGCAGGTCGCGTACACGTCGATCGAAGGCAAGACCGCGAGCACCGACAGCCTGAAGGGCAAGGTGGTGCTGGTGAACTTCTGGGCGACCAGCTGTCCGGGCTGCATCCAGGAAATGCCAGAGCTGAAGAAGACGCACGAGCGCTACGCGCCTCAGGGCTATGAGACGGTCGCGGTGGCGATGAGCTATGACCCGCCGAACTACGTGCACGCCTACGTCAGCGACAAGCAGCTGCCGTTCTTCGTCGTGCTCGACAGCCAGGGTTCGATCGCCAAGGCCTTCGGCGACGTGCAGCTGACGCCGACCTCGATCCTGATCGGCAAGGACGGCAACGTGATCAAGCGCTTCGTCGGCGTGCCCGATTTCACCGAGCTGAACGGCCTGATCGAGAAAGCGATCAAGGCCTAG
- the pgaA gene encoding poly-beta-1,6 N-acetyl-D-glucosamine export porin PgaA: MNSLILNGVAVALLCAALPAHSVPLWKRADYVQAIRSARDGAPASALRILEPLHRAGTLQQPLVDDYLTLLVWAGRDDEAVALAEGRYPAYMLGPGALNILARHQRDRGHYEAAESLYRTSLRKQATASASAGLAMTLAEAGRKSEGMAVLDAATAAGAADALALDRARSYLLAMSDEHTAALTEMQALLARHPDDPELARSYASLLVRIGAPHEAYAYLKQRDIAAPALYNRMLLDKAAIETRWGKSETRLEVGENRFRMTDLALASNEQAGLGLLPGDLAARRTAVADRLVALEQRARYRDAIALHRQHADDAQPRYALAAAASAYLAEEQPLEAIRLSRQAMDGTPRRDVPIDWRITLVYAHLEAEQPDEARAELESLEQDVQRIRYDAPSGQNRFNPAYQQVRLLSAMFDAYVGRTRSARGRLDALLEDAPFNGELRQDDGELELMRGHPRAAADIFGRRLVDDPRAVEAKRGLAAAHLDSHRYADVPLLVADVAALAPESPSTRKLLERWKWSRRPQLVIDAERELSGSRGEGDDGGWGVETRLYSAPIASHWRAFARSYSSRADFVGGGRSRRDTVGLGAEYRGPAWSAEGALTGGRNGGGGFVAATRSFDDRFSAGLRYEHDSDQVPMRARRDGVDGNRLAAEFAYRVDDHRRFDAAVSALDLSDGNLRERIGGSWTERWLVGPSYTLDTVLSVGASRNRGATGVGYFNPRKDGEVGLTVLQEGLLWRRYDASFRHRLGLYAAHYRQEGYGGKPASAAFYEQEWRWASRAGLRYGIAHTVHPYDGDSDVANRLYFNFDWRF, encoded by the coding sequence ATGAATTCGTTGATTTTAAATGGAGTGGCGGTCGCGCTTCTCTGCGCGGCGCTACCGGCTCATTCCGTTCCACTATGGAAACGAGCCGACTACGTCCAGGCCATTCGTTCGGCGCGCGACGGGGCTCCGGCCTCGGCACTTCGAATACTGGAGCCGCTCCATCGGGCGGGGACGCTGCAACAGCCGCTGGTCGACGATTATCTGACGCTGCTCGTCTGGGCCGGGCGGGACGACGAGGCCGTGGCGCTGGCCGAAGGCCGCTACCCTGCCTACATGCTCGGCCCCGGCGCGCTCAATATTCTTGCGCGCCATCAGCGCGACCGCGGCCATTACGAGGCGGCCGAATCGCTGTACCGGACCTCGCTACGGAAACAGGCGACCGCGTCCGCGAGCGCCGGGCTCGCGATGACGTTGGCCGAGGCCGGCAGGAAAAGCGAAGGGATGGCGGTTCTCGACGCGGCCACCGCGGCCGGTGCGGCGGATGCGCTCGCGCTGGACCGCGCACGAAGCTATCTGCTCGCGATGTCCGACGAGCACACGGCCGCCCTCACGGAAATGCAGGCCCTGCTCGCCAGGCATCCTGACGACCCCGAGCTGGCCAGGTCCTACGCTTCGCTGCTCGTGCGCATCGGCGCCCCCCACGAGGCGTACGCCTATCTGAAGCAGCGCGATATCGCGGCGCCGGCCCTCTACAACCGCATGCTGCTGGACAAGGCCGCCATCGAAACCCGCTGGGGCAAGAGCGAGACGCGGCTCGAGGTCGGCGAAAACCGGTTCCGGATGACCGATCTCGCGCTGGCCAGCAACGAACAGGCCGGGCTCGGCCTGCTGCCGGGCGACCTAGCGGCCAGGCGAACCGCCGTCGCGGACCGCCTGGTCGCACTCGAACAGCGCGCCCGCTATCGCGACGCCATCGCTCTTCATCGACAGCACGCCGACGACGCCCAGCCCCGTTACGCGCTGGCGGCGGCGGCTAGCGCCTATCTCGCCGAAGAGCAGCCGCTCGAAGCGATCCGCCTCTCAAGGCAGGCGATGGACGGCACGCCGCGCAGGGACGTCCCGATCGACTGGCGCATCACCCTCGTCTACGCGCATCTGGAAGCCGAGCAGCCCGACGAGGCGCGTGCCGAGCTCGAGTCGCTCGAGCAGGACGTGCAGCGCATCCGCTACGACGCGCCCAGCGGCCAGAACCGCTTCAACCCCGCTTATCAGCAGGTGAGGCTGCTTAGCGCGATGTTCGACGCCTACGTCGGCCGAACCCGCTCGGCGAGGGGCCGGCTCGACGCGCTGCTCGAAGACGCCCCCTTCAACGGCGAATTGCGTCAGGATGACGGCGAACTCGAGCTGATGCGCGGCCACCCGCGCGCGGCGGCGGACATCTTCGGGCGCCGGCTGGTCGACGATCCGCGCGCGGTCGAAGCCAAGCGCGGATTGGCGGCCGCCCATCTGGACAGCCACCGCTACGCGGACGTGCCTCTGCTCGTCGCCGACGTCGCCGCGCTCGCGCCGGAAAGCCCGTCGACGCGCAAGTTGCTTGAACGCTGGAAATGGAGCCGGCGCCCGCAGCTGGTCATCGATGCCGAACGCGAGCTATCCGGCAGCCGCGGCGAGGGAGACGACGGCGGCTGGGGCGTGGAGACCCGGCTTTACAGCGCGCCGATCGCGTCCCACTGGCGGGCTTTCGCCCGCTCCTACAGCTCGCGCGCCGACTTCGTCGGCGGCGGGCGCTCACGGCGCGACACGGTCGGCCTCGGCGCCGAATACCGAGGCCCCGCATGGTCGGCCGAGGGCGCGCTGACCGGCGGCCGGAACGGTGGCGGCGGCTTCGTCGCTGCGACCCGCAGCTTCGACGACCGGTTCAGCGCCGGCCTGCGCTACGAGCACGACAGCGACCAGGTCCCGATGCGGGCGCGTCGGGACGGTGTCGACGGCAACCGCCTCGCCGCCGAATTCGCCTACCGGGTCGACGACCATCGCCGTTTCGACGCCGCCGTTTCCGCGCTCGACCTCTCCGACGGAAACCTGCGCGAGCGCATCGGCGGCTCGTGGACGGAACGCTGGCTCGTCGGACCGAGCTATACGCTGGACACCGTCCTGTCGGTCGGCGCGAGCAGGAACCGCGGCGCGACCGGCGTGGGCTACTTCAACCCGCGCAAGGACGGCGAGGTCGGGCTGACCGTGCTGCAGGAGGGGCTGCTCTGGCGCCGCTACGACGCCAGCTTCCGGCACCGGCTCGGCCTCTACGCGGCCCACTACCGGCAGGAAGGCTACGGCGGAAAACCGGCTTCGGCCGCCTTCTACGAACAGGAATGGCGCTGGGCGTCGAGGGCGGGCCTGCGCTACGGCATCGCCCACACCGTTCATCCCTACGACGGCGACAGCGACGTGGCCAACCGCCTCTATTTCAACTTCGACTGGCGCTTCTGA
- a CDS encoding sigma-54-dependent transcriptional regulator, translating to MRSSDILIVDDEIGIRELLSEILQDEGYTVALAENAEVARQLRNQTRPALVLLDIWMPDCDGVTLLKEWAKSGLLNMPVVMMSGHASIDTAVEATRIGAFDFLEKPIALQKLLSTVQRALKYGDMQANTSLSLDKLGKSEPIQELKRQLERVVKVKSPVLLTGESGSGFELVARFFHHGNTPWVTPAKLEQLADAPLELLQKANNGVLYLPEIGQYNRRIQQGLLFLLSKLDRFNVRLVCSCSRPLQELLVDPECDNRLLTALSSVIVPIPPLKEHAEDIIFVAEQILTELVESKQVPTHRLTTAALNALRQYDWPGNLEQLKSIIKSLALTADADDIDAPEVNKVLAQFRHEKPVEETGFDFNMPLRELREQLERRYFEYHITLENGNMSRVAQKVGLERTHLYRKLKQLGIKFARKTAEES from the coding sequence ATGCGTAGCAGTGACATCTTGATCGTTGACGACGAAATCGGCATTCGTGAGCTGTTGTCGGAGATCCTGCAAGACGAAGGATATACGGTGGCGCTGGCGGAAAATGCCGAGGTCGCCCGTCAACTGCGCAACCAGACGCGCCCGGCGCTCGTCCTCTTGGACATCTGGATGCCCGACTGCGACGGTGTCACGCTGCTCAAGGAATGGGCGAAGTCCGGCCTGCTGAACATGCCGGTGGTGATGATGTCCGGCCACGCCAGCATCGACACCGCCGTCGAGGCGACGCGCATCGGCGCGTTCGACTTCCTCGAAAAGCCGATCGCCTTGCAAAAACTGCTGTCCACCGTACAGCGCGCGCTCAAGTACGGCGACATGCAGGCCAACACCTCGCTGTCGCTCGACAAGCTCGGCAAGAGCGAACCGATCCAGGAACTGAAGCGCCAGCTCGAAAGAGTCGTCAAGGTGAAGTCGCCGGTGCTGTTGACCGGCGAGTCGGGTTCGGGCTTCGAGCTCGTCGCGCGCTTCTTCCACCACGGCAACACGCCGTGGGTGACGCCGGCCAAGCTCGAGCAGCTGGCCGACGCGCCGCTCGAACTCTTGCAGAAGGCGAACAACGGCGTGCTCTACCTGCCCGAGATCGGCCAGTACAACCGCCGCATCCAGCAGGGCCTGTTGTTCCTCCTGTCCAAGCTCGACCGCTTCAACGTGCGCCTGGTGTGCTCGTGCAGCCGTCCGCTGCAGGAATTGCTGGTCGACCCGGAGTGCGACAACCGGCTGTTGACCGCGCTGTCGAGCGTGATCGTGCCGATCCCGCCGCTGAAGGAACACGCCGAGGACATCATCTTCGTCGCCGAGCAGATCCTCACCGAACTGGTCGAATCGAAGCAGGTGCCGACGCACCGGCTGACCACCGCCGCGCTGAACGCACTGCGCCAGTACGACTGGCCGGGCAACCTGGAGCAGCTGAAGAGCATCATCAAGAGCCTCGCGCTGACCGCCGACGCCGACGACATCGACGCGCCCGAGGTCAACAAGGTGCTCGCGCAGTTCCGCCACGAAAAACCGGTCGAAGAGACCGGCTTCGACTTCAACATGCCGCTGCGCGAACTGCGCGAACAGCTCGAACGCCGCTACTTCGAGTACCATATCACGCTGGAAAACGGCAATATGAGCCGGGTGGCGCAGAAGGTCGGCCTCGAGCGCACCCACTTGTACCGCAAGCTCAAGCAGCTCGGGATCAAGTTCGCCCGCAAGACCGCCGAAGAATCATAG
- a CDS encoding energy transducer TonB, whose product MSLPLHRTPPPLSQTVLAGAVVVSALVHLALLLVTNLPWLRVPMPPAAQTLSVTLLAPRAASMPVAPPAEKPAEAPPARSESPREAPRRKTPAPVAEPARPARNPAPPPGEGGETKSPPPRAHRPALPSPDEGPSSPALSGDRYGLLAQARLLARGVGGAAEAGEETPQAGGRVKAVYGVSAKGVDWARYIEDWRLKVERVGYLNYPEEARRQQLTGGPLLTVLINADGSLRSVRVRRGSGQPVLDEAARNIVKLAAPFAPFPPALAERFGSLEITRRWTFTTDNRLSGQ is encoded by the coding sequence ATGAGCCTCCCCCTTCACCGAACGCCGCCCCCGCTGTCGCAGACCGTTCTCGCCGGTGCTGTCGTCGTGTCGGCGCTGGTCCACCTTGCCCTGCTGCTGGTGACGAATCTGCCGTGGCTGCGCGTACCCATGCCGCCGGCCGCCCAGACGCTGTCCGTGACCCTGCTCGCGCCGCGGGCGGCTTCAATGCCCGTCGCGCCGCCGGCCGAAAAACCGGCAGAAGCCCCGCCGGCCAGGTCCGAAAGCCCGCGCGAAGCGCCGCGGCGCAAGACGCCCGCGCCGGTGGCCGAGCCTGCAAGACCGGCCCGGAACCCGGCCCCGCCGCCAGGCGAGGGCGGCGAGACGAAGAGCCCGCCGCCAAGAGCGCATCGGCCGGCGCTTCCCTCCCCTGACGAAGGGCCTTCCTCGCCCGCGCTGTCGGGCGACCGCTACGGTCTCCTGGCGCAGGCGCGCTTGCTCGCGCGCGGCGTCGGTGGCGCGGCCGAGGCGGGTGAAGAGACGCCTCAGGCTGGCGGCAGGGTCAAAGCGGTGTACGGGGTGTCGGCGAAAGGCGTCGACTGGGCGCGCTATATCGAAGACTGGCGGCTGAAGGTCGAGCGCGTCGGTTACCTGAATTATCCGGAAGAGGCGCGCCGCCAGCAACTGACCGGCGGGCCGCTGCTGACCGTGCTGATCAACGCCGACGGCAGCCTGCGCTCGGTGCGCGTCCGCCGCGGCTCCGGCCAGCCGGTGCTCGACGAGGCGGCCAGGAACATCGTCAAGCTCGCCGCGCCGTTCGCGCCTTTTCCGCCGGCGCTCGCCGAGCGCTTCGGCTCGCTAGAAATCACCCGCAGGTGGACGTTTACCACCGACAACCGGCTCTCGGGCCAGTAA
- a CDS encoding HesA/MoeB/ThiF family protein, with translation MTELNDTTLLRYSRHILLPEIDIAGQERLLASRALIIGAGGLGSPVALYLASAGVGHLTIVDDDVVELTNLQRQIAHDTASLGHGKAESAAKRMRAMNPDIAVTPVAERLEGARLTELVAAHDLVLDCSDNFATRHAVNKAAVFARVPLVSGAAVRFSGQLAVFDARDPASPCYHCLFPEEGEATDGPCATFGVLSPLVGVIGSLQAVEAVKLLSGLKPALGRLTLYDALTGDFRAMKVPRDPGCPVCGAH, from the coding sequence ATGACCGAATTGAACGATACCACCCTGCTCCGCTACAGCCGTCACATCCTGCTGCCCGAGATCGACATCGCCGGGCAGGAACGCCTGCTCGCGTCGCGCGCGCTGATCATCGGCGCCGGCGGCCTCGGCTCGCCGGTCGCGCTTTATCTGGCGAGCGCCGGCGTCGGCCATCTGACCATCGTCGACGATGACGTGGTCGAATTGACCAATCTGCAGCGCCAGATCGCGCACGACACCGCGAGCCTCGGCCACGGCAAGGCCGAGTCGGCGGCCAAGCGCATGCGGGCGATGAATCCGGACATCGCCGTCACGCCGGTCGCCGAACGCCTCGAAGGCGCAAGGTTGACCGAGCTCGTCGCAGCGCACGACCTGGTGCTCGACTGCTCGGACAACTTCGCGACGCGCCACGCGGTGAACAAGGCGGCAGTATTCGCGCGCGTGCCGCTGGTTTCGGGAGCGGCGGTGCGCTTCTCGGGGCAGCTGGCGGTGTTCGACGCGCGCGATCCTGCGTCGCCGTGCTACCACTGCCTGTTCCCCGAGGAAGGCGAGGCGACCGACGGGCCGTGCGCGACCTTCGGCGTCTTGTCGCCCTTGGTCGGCGTGATCGGCAGCCTGCAGGCGGTCGAGGCGGTGAAACTCTTGTCGGGGCTGAAACCGGCGCTCGGCAGGCTGACGCTGTACGACGCGCTGACCGGCGACTTCCGCGCCATGAAGGTACCGCGCGACCCGGGCTGCCCGGTGTGCGGCGCTCACTAG